The following coding sequences are from one Mycobacterium bourgelatii window:
- a CDS encoding transglycosylase family protein, with protein MSGMTHIAKPLIKIATAAGFVAAGLTLSTGVSHAHGGMNWEAVAQCESGGNWQANTGNGHYGGLQFKQSTWEAHGGVGNPAHASKQQQIAVANRVLATQGPGAWPKCGKAGGLAPTAGQPQKPLVQLEQAVVGIINLFTPKQ; from the coding sequence ATGTCCGGCATGACACACATCGCAAAGCCCCTCATCAAGATCGCCACAGCCGCCGGTTTCGTCGCCGCGGGATTGACTCTCTCCACCGGCGTCTCACACGCTCACGGAGGCATGAACTGGGAAGCCGTCGCGCAGTGCGAGTCCGGCGGCAACTGGCAAGCCAACACCGGCAACGGGCACTACGGCGGCCTGCAGTTCAAGCAGTCGACATGGGAAGCGCACGGCGGCGTCGGCAACCCCGCGCACGCCTCTAAGCAGCAACAAATCGCCGTCGCCAACCGAGTGCTGGCCACTCAGGGGCCGGGCGCATGGCCGAAATGCGGCAAGGCCGGCGGCCTGGCACCGACGGCCGGGCAACCGCAGAAACCGCTGGTTCAGCTCGAGCAGGCCGTCGTCGGCATCATCAACTTATTCACGCCCAAACAATAA
- a CDS encoding chorismate mutase, with the protein MASLAVGTVATGVATPARADSPLRALVDAAAERLEVADPVAAFKWSTQGAIEDPARVEQELSELGQRAAAEQLDPDYVTRVFRDQISATEAIEYSRFAEWKLDAGATAPAAPPDLTASRAAIDTLNTKILSQIAANWSLLDSPSCATELQHASAEIIRARHFDNLYQRALTTATRSYCRNLPGA; encoded by the coding sequence ATGGCTTCCTTGGCGGTCGGCACGGTCGCCACCGGGGTCGCGACGCCCGCGCGAGCCGACAGCCCGCTGCGCGCGTTGGTCGACGCCGCCGCGGAGCGGTTGGAGGTCGCGGACCCGGTAGCCGCCTTCAAGTGGAGCACGCAGGGCGCCATCGAGGATCCAGCCCGCGTCGAGCAGGAACTCAGCGAACTGGGCCAGCGTGCGGCCGCCGAGCAGCTCGACCCGGACTACGTCACCCGGGTCTTCCGCGACCAGATCAGCGCCACCGAAGCAATCGAGTACAGCCGGTTCGCGGAATGGAAGCTCGATGCGGGCGCGACGGCGCCCGCGGCGCCCCCGGATCTGACGGCATCCCGGGCCGCGATCGACACCTTGAACACTAAGATTTTGTCTCAGATTGCGGCCAACTGGAGTTTGCTGGACTCGCCGTCCTGCGCCACGGAGCTTCAGCACGCGAGCGCCGAGATCATCCGTGCCCGTCACTTCGACAACCTCTATCAACGTGCTCTGACCACCGCGACCAGGTCGTACTGCAGGAACCTGCCGGGCGCCTGA
- a CDS encoding alpha/beta fold hydrolase translates to MPQVALKQATIAYREVGPADSAYPPVLFVHGILVDERLWTKVAEQLGRQGFRCILPTWPLGSHTIPVDQDADLSPRGVADMIHEFMVALDLSDVTLVGNDTGGGLCQFVIDAHPERVGRLVLTNCDAFDKFPPFPFMVVFATLRSPKSIGALFTLMRSQALRHSPLGFGLLVSRPDPELTASWVEPCAKDVRIRRNLAKLLRHVAATDLTDVSTRFPQFDKPVTLVWGMRDRCFKPALGKRMAALFPNSTMIEVPSAKTFVALDEPSAVVDAIARVGANRR, encoded by the coding sequence ATGCCGCAGGTCGCCTTGAAGCAAGCAACCATCGCCTACCGAGAGGTCGGACCCGCGGATTCAGCGTACCCGCCGGTGCTGTTCGTTCACGGCATTCTCGTCGACGAACGTTTGTGGACTAAAGTCGCGGAACAGCTTGGCCGACAAGGATTTCGCTGCATCCTGCCGACCTGGCCGCTGGGCTCGCACACCATTCCCGTCGACCAGGACGCCGACCTGTCTCCGCGCGGCGTCGCCGACATGATCCATGAGTTCATGGTCGCCCTCGACCTTTCCGACGTGACGCTGGTGGGCAACGACACGGGTGGCGGCCTGTGCCAGTTCGTCATCGACGCCCACCCCGAGCGCGTTGGCCGGTTGGTGCTGACCAACTGCGACGCATTCGACAAGTTTCCACCGTTCCCCTTCATGGTCGTCTTCGCGACGCTCCGGAGCCCGAAATCCATCGGCGCCTTATTCACGCTCATGCGGTCACAAGCGTTGCGCCACTCCCCTCTGGGCTTCGGTCTGTTGGTCAGCCGTCCGGATCCTGAACTCACGGCGTCGTGGGTCGAGCCTTGCGCCAAAGACGTTCGCATCCGGCGCAATCTCGCAAAGCTGCTACGGCATGTGGCGGCCACCGATCTGACTGATGTGTCGACGCGCTTCCCGCAGTTCGACAAGCCGGTCACCCTGGTGTGGGGCATGCGTGACCGTTGCTTCAAGCCGGCGTTGGGTAAGCGGATGGCCGCGTTGTTCCCGAACTCGACGATGATCGAAGTTCCGTCAGCGAAGACGTTCGTGGCTCTGGACGAGCCGTCCGCGGTCGTCGACGCCATCGCGAGGGTCGGCGCGAACCGCCGCTGA
- a CDS encoding cbb3-type cytochrome oxidase assembly protein, whose translation MASVPSDGTATERERADWRRSPWTRPLIAIALGVSLVFGGAFLWADEVRSQDDRLDHPLNPVSDEQSRTEVVEPARQIVAAAGLQTTNAGYQLMSCKNRDEPPYQGAIYLTFALPTGVRAEDYFPKVKTALVAHGWTEGMAADDDRLAKLTKDSVTAILQTDRDDTSMGVLRLYGQCRNVNDHRNDATTWINITGQLG comes from the coding sequence ATGGCTTCAGTACCGTCTGACGGAACGGCAACCGAGCGCGAACGGGCCGACTGGCGGCGGTCGCCGTGGACCCGGCCGTTGATCGCCATTGCTCTCGGCGTCTCGCTGGTGTTCGGCGGGGCTTTCCTCTGGGCTGACGAAGTTCGTTCGCAGGATGACCGGCTCGACCATCCCCTCAACCCGGTCTCCGACGAGCAGAGCCGGACCGAAGTCGTCGAACCGGCCAGGCAGATCGTCGCGGCAGCGGGCCTGCAGACGACGAACGCCGGCTACCAGTTGATGTCGTGCAAGAACCGTGACGAACCGCCGTACCAAGGGGCGATCTATCTGACCTTCGCGCTGCCGACCGGCGTACGGGCGGAAGACTACTTCCCGAAGGTGAAGACCGCGCTGGTCGCCCACGGCTGGACCGAAGGCATGGCAGCCGACGACGACCGACTGGCGAAGTTGACCAAGGACTCCGTCACGGCGATCCTGCAAACCGATCGCGACGACACGAGTATGGGCGTCCTGCGCCTCTACGGTCAGTGCCGCAACGTCAACGATCACCGCAACGACGCCACCACCTGGATCAACATCACCGGCCAGCTGGGCTGA